A region of the Halosolutus amylolyticus genome:
GGGAGCGTCCTCCTCTGGGACGTCGCCTTCCTGCTGTCGGGCGTGGTGTTCGTCCTCGGGGGGTACGCCGTGATCCGCGGCGACGAGGCGGCCACACCGGCGTCTCGAGACGATCGCGCGACGGACGAACAGCTCACGTGACGGCGACCCGTCTCGAGAACCGTCGTTCGTTTCGGAAGCGGACTCGATCGTGTTCGAAGAGTGCGACGGAGGACAGACGACGAAATCGACCGAGACGCTACTCGAGTCGGACGTCGCGCCGACGGGGGCACGACTCACCGCGGTTTTCGGCCGGATCGTAGTCGATGAGCCCCCAGTCGTCCATCCTGGGGAGGTGAACGTGGTGGAGCGCGAGGGCGACGGACGCGACAGTCTTCCCATCGGTGTCGTCGATGCCGTTCTCGCGTGCGGCGATCCCCGCTGCCAGATCCGCGAGTTCGACCGGCCCGTCTCGCCCCGTGAGGACGTCGATCGTCATCCGTCGACGGCCCGTCTCGACCGACTGGTCGCG
Encoded here:
- a CDS encoding DUF7344 domain-containing protein; its protein translation is MTRFIRERTGTAARTAGPSVIDRDQSVETGRRRMTIDVLTGRDGPVELADLAAGIAARENGIDDTDGKTVASVALALHHVHLPRMDDWGLIDYDPAENRGESCPRRRDVRLE